Proteins co-encoded in one Nicotiana sylvestris chromosome 7, ASM39365v2, whole genome shotgun sequence genomic window:
- the LOC138873114 gene encoding uncharacterized protein, with product MVFVRLQRYRQMSLKDHYYHKLSSKYFGPFQVMKQIGSVAYQLDLPVHDKIYSTFHVSQLKKHIGAGLVVAELPVALSPHGYIILEPKSILESRLVPKGRRTVIQFLVKWFNCPLEDNTWMDAHSFKQQFPTFVLEHKDF from the coding sequence ATGGTCTTTGTAAGGTTGCAACGTTACAGGCAAATGTCCTTAAAAGATCACTACTATCACAAGTTGAGTTCTAAGTACTTTGGGCCATTTCAGGTGATGAAACAAATTGGTTCTGTAGCCTACCAACTGGATTTACCTGTTCATGATAAGATCTATTCCACCTTCCATGTATCACAACTCAAGAAACATATTGGAGCTGGCCTTGTGGTTGCTGAACTACCAGTTGCCCTATCACCTCATGGGTATATTATCTTGGAACCTAAATCAATTTTGGAATCCAGACTTGTGCCTAAAGGAAGAAGAACTGTGATACAATTCCTAGTAAAGTGGTTCAATTGCCCATTAGAAGACAACACTTGGATGGATGCTCatagctttaaacaacaatttCCTACCTTTGTCCTTGAGCACAAGGACTTttag